The following are from one region of the Aequoribacter fuscus genome:
- a CDS encoding AAA family ATPase, with product MQANTNLEAFQSLNDAINRAVVGQEQVVRTLLFSLLINGNVLLEGLPGTAKTRAVKTLARCLETSLGRIQFTPDLLPSDVTGNEVYQEVEGRQLLQFQQGPVFNNIVLADEINRAPAKVQAALLEAMEERTVTVAGKSYELPPLFMVLATQNPIEQEGTYPLPEAQMDRFLMKVNVDYPDDAAEEAIINLVRGEEAGEAIEEPRFSQDMVFAAREEVAAITVSTNINKYIVALVMATRDPKRYPDSPLKDWIRVGSSPRASIALDKCARASAWLAGRDYVTPDDVRGVAHSVLRHRLILSYDALADSVNADAVIDEILKQVLPA from the coding sequence ATGCAAGCTAACACGAACCTTGAAGCGTTTCAGTCGCTTAATGATGCGATTAACCGTGCGGTTGTTGGCCAAGAGCAGGTGGTTAGAACCTTACTGTTTTCTTTGCTGATCAATGGCAATGTTTTACTTGAAGGGCTGCCTGGCACGGCGAAAACCCGAGCGGTAAAAACCTTGGCGCGTTGTTTAGAAACCAGCTTGGGGCGTATACAGTTTACGCCTGATTTGCTGCCTTCAGATGTTACCGGTAACGAGGTCTATCAAGAAGTTGAAGGACGTCAGCTGCTTCAGTTTCAGCAAGGCCCGGTATTTAATAATATCGTACTTGCCGATGAAATTAACCGTGCGCCTGCAAAAGTCCAAGCTGCTTTGTTAGAGGCCATGGAAGAACGTACCGTGACGGTTGCCGGTAAAAGCTATGAGCTTCCGCCTCTATTTATGGTGTTGGCCACTCAAAATCCGATTGAGCAAGAGGGTACCTATCCTCTGCCTGAAGCTCAGATGGATCGTTTTTTGATGAAGGTTAATGTCGATTATCCTGATGATGCTGCCGAAGAAGCCATTATTAATTTGGTTAGAGGGGAGGAGGCCGGTGAGGCAATAGAAGAGCCTCGTTTTTCTCAAGATATGGTTTTTGCTGCAAGAGAGGAAGTAGCCGCTATTACCGTATCTACTAATATCAATAAATACATTGTCGCTTTAGTGATGGCTACACGCGACCCTAAAAGATATCCCGATTCACCTTTGAAAGATTGGATTAGAGTGGGTTCAAGCCCAAGGGCCAGTATTGCCTTAGATAAATGTGCGCGTGCCTCAGCATGGCTTGCAGGTCGGGACTATGTCACGCCCGATGATGTTCGAGGTGTTGCACACTCGGTTCTGCGCCATCGCTTAATTTTAAGTTACGACGCACTGGCTGATTCAGTAAATGCTGATGCTGTTATTGATGAAATCTTAAAGCAGGTTCTTCCTGCATAA
- a CDS encoding transposase — translation MPQVAARMASRDENTGRYQRHRPEQTLLYRIVEEYYPTFAAHLAAQGRELPGYVQREFDDYLKCGRLEHGFLRVRCESCHAEHLVAFSCKRRGFCPSCGARRMAESAALLVDEVLPVQPMRQWVLSFPFQLRFLFASRPEVMGRVLGIVYRVIATHLVKKAGYTHQAAKTGAVTLIQRFGSALNLNIHFHMLFLDGVYVERPNGTARFLWVRAPTSAELTQLAHTIAHRVGRYLERQGLLERDAENSYLALDAVDEDAMTPLLGHSITYRIAVGPQAGRKVFTLQTLPACDPEDQFGDMPGKVAGFSLHAGVAAKAHERSKLERLCHYISRPAVSEKRLSLTKNGNVRYQLKTPYRDGTTHVIFEPLDFIARLSALVPKPRVNLTRFHGVFAPNSKHRALVTPAMRGKGSKKVKVSDEPPTPAGRRASMKWAQRLKRVFQIDIETCSECGGAMKVIACIEDPVVIKQILDHLKQKAETNESSPLPESRAPPAGLSPGLFT, via the coding sequence ATGCCCCAAGTGGCGGCCAGGATGGCCAGCCGGGACGAGAACACTGGTCGTTACCAGCGTCACCGGCCCGAGCAAACCCTGCTCTATCGGATCGTCGAAGAATACTACCCGACGTTCGCTGCCCATTTGGCGGCGCAGGGCAGGGAACTGCCCGGCTATGTGCAACGCGAGTTTGACGACTACCTCAAATGCGGCCGTCTCGAACACGGCTTTCTGCGGGTGCGTTGTGAGTCGTGTCACGCTGAGCACCTGGTTGCGTTCAGCTGCAAACGTCGGGGCTTCTGTCCTAGTTGTGGCGCACGGCGTATGGCCGAAAGCGCCGCGCTACTGGTCGATGAGGTTCTGCCCGTACAGCCCATGCGCCAATGGGTACTCAGCTTTCCCTTTCAATTGCGCTTTCTGTTCGCCAGCCGGCCGGAGGTCATGGGCCGGGTGTTGGGCATCGTTTACCGCGTCATCGCCACGCATCTGGTCAAGAAAGCGGGCTATACCCACCAAGCGGCCAAGACCGGTGCCGTCACCCTGATCCAGCGCTTCGGCAGTGCACTGAACCTCAACATTCACTTTCACATGCTGTTCCTCGATGGCGTGTACGTTGAGCGTCCCAATGGAACAGCCCGGTTCCTCTGGGTCAGGGCGCCGACCAGCGCCGAACTCACCCAACTGGCGCACACCATCGCCCATCGGGTCGGCCGCTATTTGGAGCGGCAAGGCCTACTGGAGCGGGATGCTGAAAACAGTTACCTGGCCTTGGATGCGGTGGATGAAGATGCGATGACTCCACTGCTGGGGCATTCCATCACGTATCGCATCGCCGTGGGGCCACAGGCAGGGCGCAAGGTGTTCACCCTGCAGACACTGCCCGCCTGCGACCCGGAAGATCAGTTTGGTGACATGCCCGGTAAGGTTGCCGGTTTCTCGCTACATGCCGGCGTAGCGGCCAAGGCCCATGAGCGCAGCAAACTCGAACGGCTGTGCCACTACATCAGCCGCCCGGCGGTGTCTGAGAAACGGCTGTCGCTCACGAAGAATGGCAACGTGCGCTACCAGCTCAAGACGCCGTACCGGGACGGCACCACGCATGTGATCTTTGAGCCGCTGGACTTCATCGCAAGACTGTCGGCGTTGGTGCCGAAGCCACGTGTGAACCTTACCCGGTTTCATGGGGTGTTTGCGCCCAACAGCAAGCACCGCGCCCTGGTTACACCTGCCATGAGGGGCAAGGGGAGCAAAAAGGTCAAGGTATCGGATGAGCCGCCAACACCCGCTGGGCGGCGAGCGTCGATGAAATGGGCACAGCGGCTCAAGCGTGTATTCCAAATCGACATCGAGACTTGCAGCGAATGCGGCGGTGCCATGAAGGTGATTGCCTGTATTGAAGATCCGGTAGTGATCAAGCAGATCCTCGACCATCTGAAGCAAAAAGCCGAAACCAACGAGTCCAGCCCGTTGCCCGAGAGCCGGGCACCACCGGCTGGCCTGTCGCCGGGTCTGTTTACCTGA